The Streptomyces achromogenes DNA segment CGTCGACGGGGATCGAGGGGCGGTCCGACTTGAGGCCGAAGAGCCCGCGCAGGGTCATCAGCCGCTCGGACTGCTCGTTCACCCGGTCCGTGTACTGCTTGAAGATGTCGTAGCGGGCCGTGCGCGTCGAGTGCTGGAGGCGGAAGACGGTCTCCGGGTCGAACAGGTGCGGCTCGCCCTCGCGGCGCCACTGGTACTCGCCGCCTATGTCCAGGGCGCGGTGGGCGGGCGCGATGCCGGAGGCGGGGTAGGCCTTGGCGTGGCGGGCGGCGACCTCCTTGGCGACGACGTCGATGCCGATGCCGCCGATCTTGGTGGCGGTGCCGCTGAAGTACTTCTCGACGAAGGCGTCGTCGAGGCCGACGGCTTCGAAGACCTGGGCGCCGCGGTAGGAGGCGACGGTCGAGATGCCCATCTTGGACATGACCTTCAGGACGCCCTTGCCGAGCGCGTAGATCAGGTTGCGGATCGCCTGCTCGGGCTCCATGCCGTCGAGGAAGGTGCCGGCGCGCAGCAGGTCCTCGACGGACTCCATCGCCAGATACGGGTTGACGGCGGCGGCGCCGAAGCCGATCAGCAGGGCGACGTGGTGGACCTCGCGGACGTCTCCGGCCTCGACCAGCAGGCCCACCTGGGTGCGCTGCTTGGTGCGGATGAGGTGGTGGTGGACGGCCGCGGTGAGCAGCAGCGAGGGGATCGGCGCGTGCTCGGCGTCGGAGTGGCGGTCCGACAGGACGATGAGCCGGGCGCCGTTGTCGATGGCGGCGTCCGCCTCGGCGCAGATCTCGTCGATGCGGGCGGCCAGCGCGTCGCCGCCGCCGTGCACCCGGTACAGGCCGGAGAGGGTCGCGGCCTTGAAGCCGGGCATGTCGCCGTCGGCGTTGATGTGGATGAGCTTGGCCAGCTCGTCGTTGTCGATGACCGGGAACGGCAGGGTGACGGTGCGGCAGGACGCGGCGCTCGGCTCGAGCAGGTTGCCCTGCGGGCCGAGGGAGGAGCGCAGCGAGGTGACGAGCTCTTCCCGGATGGCGTCCAGCGGCGGGTTGGTGACCTGCGCGAACAGCTGGGTGAAGTAGTCGAAGAGCAGCCTGGGCCGGGCGGAGAGCGCGGCGATCGGCGAGTCGGTGCCCATGGAGCCGAGCGGTTCGCCGCCGGTCTTGGCCATCGGCGCGAGGATGATGCGCAGCTCTTCCTCGGTGTAGCCGAAGGTCTGCTGGCGGCGGGTGACCGAGGCGTGCGTGTGCACGATGTGCTCGCGCTCGGGCAGGTCGCCGAGTTCGATCTCGCCGGCCTCCAGCCACTCGGCGTACGGGTTCTCGGCGGCGAGCTGTGCCTTGATCTCGTCGTCCTCGATGATGCGGTGCTCGGCGGTGTCGACGAGGAACATCCGGCCGGGCTGCAGGCGGCCCTTGCGGACGACCTTGGCGGGGTCGATGTCGAGGACGCCGACCTCGGAGCCGAGGACGACGAGGCCGTCGTCGGTGACCCAGTAGCGGCCGGGGCGCAGACCGTTGCGGTCGAGGACCGCGCCGACCTGGGTGCCGTCGGTGAAGGTGACGCAGGCCGGGCCGTCCCAGGGCTCCATCATCGTGGAGTGGAACTCGTAGAAGGCGCGCCGTGCCGGATCCATGGTGTCGTGGTTCTCCCACGCCTCCGGGATCATCATCAGCACGGAGTGCGGCAGCGAGCGGCCGCCGAGGTGGAGCAGTTCGAGGACCTCGTCGAAGGACGCCGAGTCGGAGGCGTCCGGCGTGCACACCGGGAAGATCCGCTCGATGGCCTTCTCGTCGGATCCGCCGTGCCCATGGCCGGCGGAGCCGAACAGGTCGGAGACGAGCTGCGACTCGCGGGCGCGCATCCAGTTGCGGTTGCCCTTGACGGTGTTGATCTCACCGTTGTGCGCGACGAAGCGGTAGGGATGCGCGAGCGGCCACGACGGGAAGGTGTTCGTGGAGAAGCGCGAGTGGACGAGCGACACGGCCGAGGCGAAACGGCGGTCGGACAGGTCCGGGAAGAAGGGCTCGAGCTGGCCGGTGGTCAGCATGCCCTTGTAGACGATCGTGCGCGCGGAGAGCGACGGGAAGTACACGCCGGCCTCGCGCTCGGCGCGCTTGCGCAGCACGAACGCCTTGCGGTCGAGGTCGATGCCCTGGCTCGTGCCGTCGCTCACGAAGACCTGGCGGAAGGCCGGCATCGTGGAGCGGGCGGTCACGCCGAGGAGTTCGGGGGCGACCGGGACCTCGCGCCAGCCGAGGACGGTGAGGCCCTCCGCGGCGGCGATCGTCTCGATCTGTGAGACGGCGGCCCCGGCGCCGTCCTCGGGGAGGAAGGCGATGCCGACGGCGTAGTGGCCGGCCTCGGGGAGCTCGAATCCGGCGACCTCGCGGAGGAAGGCGTCCGGGACCTGGGTCAGGATGCCCGCGCCGTCGCCGGAGTCCGGCTCGGAGCCGGTGGCGCCGCGGTGCTCGAGGTTGCGCAGAACGGTCAGCGCCTGCTCGACCAGCGCGTGGCTCGCCTCGCCGGTGAGGGTGGCCACGAAGCCGACGCCACAGGCGTCGTGCTCGTTGCGGGGGTCGTACATACCCTGCGCAGCAGGGCGAGCATCCATGAAAGACCAGTTCTGGCCATTCGCGGAATGCTGGGACGGCTGGCGCGGCGTACGCATCGGCTCTCCCGTCGTCGTCTCAGGTGGCATATCTGCTGGCGAAGGGACGACGTTGGCCCTCTGCGGAACGCAAAATTTCGTGCAGGTTACATGATGGAGCGGTTCTCGGGAACCGGATACTCCGTTCCAGCATGCGGACGCCACGGTACGCGGCGGGGGTTCCTCGCACGTGGCTGAAAGGTATGGGGGCCGGACGGGACGAGATCGGTCGGATCGTTGCCCGGCGGACCGGAAGGGCGGAGGGAGTGGCGTCACCCACCCCGCGAGTGCGCCGCAGGCGTCATTGCCCACAGCGCTTACGGCTCATGCCCGCTGGTTAAGCACGCGAAACCAGTCGGTAACGGCTACCTATGCGGCCCATCGCATAGGTAGCAGCCGATCTATCCTACGGCCGTTCCGAAGAAGCTGCCCAGGGCGTACGTCACACCGGCCGCCGCACCGCCGAGGGCCAGCTGCCGCAGCCCGCTGAACCACCAGGTCCGCGCCGTCACCCGGGCCACCACCGCGCCGCAGCCGAACAGGCCGAGCAGGGCGAGCAGCACGGCCGGCCACAGCGAGGAGGCGCCGAGCAGGTACGGCAGGACGGGCAGCAGCGCGCCCAGCGCGAAGGACCCGAAGCTGGACACCGCGGCGACCAGCGGGGAGGGCAGGTCGGAGGGGTCGATGCCCAGCTCCTCGCGGGCGTGTATCTCCAGGGCCTGCTCGGGGTCGCGCGACAGCTGCTGGGCGACCTGCCGGGCCAGCTCGGGTTCGACGCCGCGGGACTCGTAGAGCGCGGCGAGCTCGGCCTCCTCGTCCTGCGGGTGCTTGCGCAGCTCCCGCCGCTCGACGGCCAGTTCGGCCTCGACGAGTTCGCGCTGCGAGGCGACGGAGGTGTACTCGCCGGCGGCCATGGAGAAGGCGCCGGCGGCCAGCCCCGCGAGACCGGTGACGACGAGGGTCTGCTGTCCCACGGAACCGCCGGCGACGCCGGTCATCAGGGCGAGGTTGGAGACCAGGCCGTCCATCGCGCCGAAGACGGCGGGGCGCAGCCAGCCGCCGTTGACGTCACGGTGGGTGTGGTTGTCGCGGTGCGCCTCGTGCAGCGGCGCCTCGGTCTCGATGATGGCCACGGAGATCCCCCGGTAAGCTGAGCCAAAGCTAACTTTAGACTGATTCTAAGTTCTTACAGCCCGAAGATACGCCTCCCCATTCCGCTCCGCCACCAAGGAAAGGCTCGGCTAACCTGCGCTTTTACCTTCGAGCGCTCATTCGATCGGCTGCCCGCGCAGATGTCGACCGGGTGACATGAAGGGCGTCGAGGCTCGGGTCAACCGCCGAT contains these protein-coding regions:
- the gltB gene encoding glutamate synthase large subunit; translated protein: MRTPRQPSQHSANGQNWSFMDARPAAQGMYDPRNEHDACGVGFVATLTGEASHALVEQALTVLRNLEHRGATGSEPDSGDGAGILTQVPDAFLREVAGFELPEAGHYAVGIAFLPEDGAGAAVSQIETIAAAEGLTVLGWREVPVAPELLGVTARSTMPAFRQVFVSDGTSQGIDLDRKAFVLRKRAEREAGVYFPSLSARTIVYKGMLTTGQLEPFFPDLSDRRFASAVSLVHSRFSTNTFPSWPLAHPYRFVAHNGEINTVKGNRNWMRARESQLVSDLFGSAGHGHGGSDEKAIERIFPVCTPDASDSASFDEVLELLHLGGRSLPHSVLMMIPEAWENHDTMDPARRAFYEFHSTMMEPWDGPACVTFTDGTQVGAVLDRNGLRPGRYWVTDDGLVVLGSEVGVLDIDPAKVVRKGRLQPGRMFLVDTAEHRIIEDDEIKAQLAAENPYAEWLEAGEIELGDLPEREHIVHTHASVTRRQQTFGYTEEELRIILAPMAKTGGEPLGSMGTDSPIAALSARPRLLFDYFTQLFAQVTNPPLDAIREELVTSLRSSLGPQGNLLEPSAASCRTVTLPFPVIDNDELAKLIHINADGDMPGFKAATLSGLYRVHGGGDALAARIDEICAEADAAIDNGARLIVLSDRHSDAEHAPIPSLLLTAAVHHHLIRTKQRTQVGLLVEAGDVREVHHVALLIGFGAAAVNPYLAMESVEDLLRAGTFLDGMEPEQAIRNLIYALGKGVLKVMSKMGISTVASYRGAQVFEAVGLDDAFVEKYFSGTATKIGGIGIDVVAKEVAARHAKAYPASGIAPAHRALDIGGEYQWRREGEPHLFDPETVFRLQHSTRTARYDIFKQYTDRVNEQSERLMTLRGLFGLKSDRPSIPVDEVEPVSEIVKRFSTGAMSYGSISQEAHETLAIAMNQLGGKSNTGEGGEDPERLYDPARRSSIKQVASGRFGVTSEYLVNADDIQIKMAQGAKPGEGGQLPGHKVYPWVAKTRHSTPGVGLISPPPHHDIYSIEDLAQLIHDLKNANPQARIHVKLVSEVGVGTVAAGVSKAHADVVLISGHDGGTGASPLTSLKHAGGPWELGLAETQQTLLLNGLRDRIVVQTDGQLKTGRDVIIAALLGAEEFGFATAPLVVSGCVMMRVCHLDTCPVGIATQNPVLRDRFAGKAEYVVNFFTFIAEEVRELLAELGFRSIEEAVGHAEVLDVERAVDHWKAQGLNLAPLFHVPALPEGAALHQVIEQDHGLEKALDNELIKLAADALAADSATDAQPVRAQVSIRNINRTVGTMLGHEVTKRFGGAGLPEDTIDITFTGSAGQSFGAFLPRGVTLRLEGDANDYVGKGLSGGRVIVRPDRGADHLAEYSTIAGNTIAYGATGGELFLRGRTGERFCVRNSGATVVSEGVGDHGCEYMTGGHAVVLGETGRNFAAGMSGGIAYVIDLNRDHVNAGNLDAVEALDDTDKQWLHDVVRRHAEETGSTVAEKLLADWDAAVERFSKIIPSTYKAVLAAKDAAERAGLSESEITEKMMEAATHG
- a CDS encoding VIT1/CCC1 transporter family protein — encoded protein: MAIIETEAPLHEAHRDNHTHRDVNGGWLRPAVFGAMDGLVSNLALMTGVAGGSVGQQTLVVTGLAGLAAGAFSMAAGEYTSVASQRELVEAELAVERRELRKHPQDEEAELAALYESRGVEPELARQVAQQLSRDPEQALEIHAREELGIDPSDLPSPLVAAVSSFGSFALGALLPVLPYLLGASSLWPAVLLALLGLFGCGAVVARVTARTWWFSGLRQLALGGAAAGVTYALGSFFGTAVG